A window from Leguminivora glycinivorella isolate SPB_JAAS2020 chromosome 16, LegGlyc_1.1, whole genome shotgun sequence encodes these proteins:
- the LOC125234760 gene encoding uncharacterized protein LOC125234760 isoform X2 — MIDWVNKNLRALKTLKLPTEHWDILIIHMMSSKLDSVSMRDWETERNKIVGIPTYSDFITFLKGRADLLETMEEAQTQSKVPRRHSDVTHNRPRTFIANDSHKQKQHKCPVCTNYHTIYQCPKFKALPIESRIDNIKQLNLCTNCLRAGHDEQRCRLSSCRLCTKRHNTMLHIDTQSTEPLASTSNAHVQDLSKPVQDNITLNSIHRSRSRSQTLLSTAIINIQDHTGQTHKVRVLLDNGSTISFITESLRNQLGLPSYPAFTSVKLLEDKSSTSTQRCDVTISSLYDRSYTTDVDCFVLSRITDVIHTDHINRNSFEIPSHIHLADPSFADPSEVQMLLSADLFWDVLIMNKISLGKNRPLLVESRLGWLVVKLPNNNKTKQNTVHCHFSNAELDHKLNYFFDNDGFSTIEKVSTKAKSDSECERIFTSTTTRHSDGKFIVTVPLKESPEVLGNSKEQALTRFHSLERKFKREPEFKDQYTKFINEYIQLGHMSENTTPENDDFSYFLPHHAILRESLTTKLRSVFDGSAVTSSGKSYNDIQHIGPVVQDDLLSILIRFRQHRFVATSDVAKMYRQIYVREDQRSLQQILWRPDPTQQISLLIKGTLTPKDKLIKLNPFIDQDNLIRVGGRLSNSNYDYDTKHPILLHASHYITKTLVRYYHIVYLHAGPQLLLSTLRHKFWIISGRNLCRKTTHECLTCLRFSGRTYQPIMSPLPAQRLHADHPFTHTATDYAGPILISNRKGRGAILIKAYIVVFVCLAVRAVHLELVTDLTSQGFIAALNRFIARRGKPAILFSDNGTQYVGSCNELAKFLKENSKDITTYSAQNEIKFRFAPAYSPNFNGLVEGSVKSLKHHLKRVLSMTNLDYENMNSTLIQIEGILNSRPLTPLSSDPSDLIPLCPAHFLIGRTITMPPAPQVEETRPLTTLSRYMRVQQLKAHFWKRYSKEYISELQSRSKWRTQGAHPQLGEMVVVKDDRLPPNRWLLGRVTAIHPGSDGVNRVADVLTTTGTLRRAYNRLCPLPSTLDQAAPDPRGAAC; from the exons ATGATAGACTGGGTAAATAAGAACTTGAGAGccttaaaaacattaaaattacctACTGAACACTGGGATATTTTAATCATCCATATGATGTCTAGTAAGCTTGACTCAGTCTCAATGCGCGATTGGGAAACCGAACGTAACAAAATTGTAGGTATTCCCACGTATAGTGACTTTATAACTTTCTTAAAGGGTCGTGCTGACCTGCTTGAAACCATGGAGGAGGCTCAAACGCAATCTAAGGTTCCTCGCAGGCACAGTGACGTCACGCACAACCGCCCAAGAACATTTATTGCAAATGATTCACacaaacaaaaacaacataaatgTCCTGTATGCACCAACTATCACACAATATACCAATGTCCAAAGTTCAAAGCTTTACCTATAGAATCTCGCATTGATAACATTAAACAGTTGAATCTGTGTACTAATTGTCTTCGTGCAGGGCATGACGAACAACGCTGTCGACTTAGTTCATGTCGTTTATGTACCAAACGTCACAACACTATGTTACACATTGACACTCAATCTACAGAGCCTCTGGCTAGCACTTCTAACGCACATGTGCAGGACCTATCTAAACCTGTACAAGACAATATCACACTAAACTCTATACACCGCAGCCGGAGCCGTAGCCAAACACTTCTTTCCACTGCTATAATCAATATTCAAGACCACACTGGTCAAACACACAAGGTCCGTgttctattggataacggatcCACTATTTCATTCATCACAGAATCATTACGAAACCAATTAGGGTTACCCAGTTATCCCGCATTCACCTCAGTTAAATTACTAGAGGACAAATCATCAACGTCTACACAAAGATGTGACGTCACTATATCATCACTATACGATCGCAGTTATACAACCGATGTTGACTGCTTTGTACTATCTCGGATCACCGATGTCATACACACTGACCATATCAATCGCAATTCATTCGAAATTCCCTCTCACATCCACCTCGCGGACCCCTCATTTGCTGATCCGTCAGAGGTGCAGATGCTGCTGAGCGCCGACTTATTTTGGGATGTACTTATCATGAACAAGATATCCCTCGGCAAAAATCGACCATTATTAGTTGAATCACGACTAGGTTGGCTAGTAGTTAAATTACCAAACAATaacaaaactaaacaaaataCAGTCCACTGTCATTTCTCTAACGCTGAGTTAGATcacaaactaaactatttttttgaTAACGACGGTTTCTCTACCATTGAAAAGGTTTCCACTAAAGCTAAATCTGATAGCGAATGTGAACGAATCTTTACCAGCACCACCACACGACACTCGGACGGCAAGTTCATAGTCACAGTACCACTTAAAGAATCCCCCGAGGTATTAGGTAACTCTAAAGAACAGGCTTTGACCAGATTCCATTCATTAGAGCGCAAGTTTAAACGGGAACCGGAATTCAAAGATCAATATActaaatttatcaatgaatacaTACAATTAGGTCATATGTCAGAGAATACGACCCccgaaaatgatgatttttcaTACTTTCTCCCACATCATGCAATTTTGAGAGAAAGTCTCACTACGAAATTGAGATCTGTCTTTGACGGATCAGCTGTCACGAGCTCAGGAAAgtcatacaatgacattcagCACATAGGCCCGGTTGTTCAAGACGATTTGTTAAGTATCCTTATTAGATTCAGGCAACATAGATTTGTTGCAACTTCCGATGTAGCCAAAATGTATAGGCAAATTTATGTAAGAGAAGATCAACGAAGTTTGCAGCAAATTCTATGGCGGCCTGATCCGACACAACAA ATTTCATTGCTCATTAAGGGCACACTCACACCAAAAGATAAACTAATCAAATTAAATCCATTTATTGACCAGGATAATCTTATCAGAGTTGGAGGTCGTCTATCCAACTCTAACTATGATTATGATACAAAACATCCTATCTTGCTACATGCATCTCACTATATAACTAAAACATTAGTTCGATACTATCACATTGTATACTTACATGCAGGACCCCAATTGCTATTATCTACGTTACGTCATAAGTTCTGGATAATAAGCGGTCGCAACCTTTGCCGGAAGACAACACATGAGTGCTTAACTTGTCTTCGCTTCTCAGGTCGTACATACCAGCCTATCATGAGCCCTCTTCCTGCGCAGAGGTTGCACGCTGATCACCCTTTCACACACACAGCCACAGATTATGCCGGTCCTATCCTGATATCGAACAGAAAAGGCCGTGGCGCTATACTAATAAAGGCATACATAGTTGTGTTCGTATGCCTGGCAGTGAGAGCAGTACACCTCGAGCTCGTCACCGATCTGACGTCTCAAGGTTTCATTGCCGCTTTAAATCGATTTATTGCCCGCAGAGGTAAGCCGGCAATATTATTTTCCGATAATGGTACTCAGTACGTAGGATCATGTAATGAACTAGCTaaatttttaaaagaaaatagtaAAGACATAACTACCTACTCTGCACAAAACGAAATCAAATTCAGATTCGCCCCAGCTTATAGTCCAAATTTTAATGGGCTCGTGGAAGGGTCAGTCAAGTCCTTGAAACATCATTTAAAACGCGTTCTATCTATGACTAATTTAGATTACGAAAATATGAATTCAACCTTAATTCAAATTGAGGGCATACTTAACTCTCGACCTCTCACTCCTCTTTCTTCAGATCCTTCCGATCTCATTCCTCTATGTCCAGCACATTTTCTAATTGGACGAACGATCACAATGCCACCTGCACCCCAGGTGGAAGAAACACGACCGCTTACAACGCTCTCCAGATACATGAGAGTGCAACAGCTCAAGGCTCATTTTTGGAAAAGATATTCAAAGGAATACATTTCAGAGCTCCAGTCCCGCAGCAAGTGGCGCACTCAGGGTGCGCATCCACAGCTGGGCGAGATGGTCGTCGTCAAGGATGACCGCCTCCCACCAAACCGATGGCTGCTCGGACGAGTCACAGCCATCCACCCGGGCAGCGACGGCGTCAACCGCGTCGCTGACGTCCTCACCACTACGGGGACCCTGCGCAGGGCCTACAATCGCCTCTGCCCACTTCCATCGACGTTGGATCAGGCAGCTCCTGACCCAAGGGGGGCAGCCTGTTAA
- the LOC125234760 gene encoding uncharacterized protein LOC125234760 isoform X1, producing MIDWVNKNLRALKTLKLPTEHWDILIIHMMSSKLDSVSMRDWETERNKIVGIPTYSDFITFLKGRADLLETMEEAQTQSKVPRRHSDVTHNRPRTFIANDSHKQKQHKCPVCTNYHTIYQCPKFKALPIESRIDNIKQLNLCTNCLRAGHDEQRCRLSSCRLCTKRHNTMLHIDTQSTEPLASTSNAHVQDLSKPVQDNITLNSIHRSRSRSQTLLSTAIINIQDHTGQTHKVRVLLDNGSTISFITESLRNQLGLPSYPAFTSVKLLEDKSSTSTQRCDVTISSLYDRSYTTDVDCFVLSRITDVIHTDHINRNSFEIPSHIHLADPSFADPSEVQMLLSADLFWDVLIMNKISLGKNRPLLVESRLGWLVVKLPNNNKTKQNTVHCHFSNAELDHKLNYFFDNDGFSTIEKVSTKAKSDSECERIFTSTTTRHSDGKFIVTVPLKESPEVLGNSKEQALTRFHSLERKFKREPEFKDQYTKFINEYIQLGHMSENTTPENDDFSYFLPHHAILRESLTTKLRSVFDGSAVTSSGKSYNDIQHIGPVVQDDLLSILIRFRQHRFVATSDVAKMYRQIYVREDQRSLQQILWRPDPTQQIKQYKLNTVTYGTASAPWLATRTLKQIGIECKDELARETILHDFYVDDYITGHDDEQTLIHTCQNVIHELEPAHFHLRKWRSNKPSILTQITNENNNDDELLNLNDDDYAKTLGLLWACKRDTLLFSLPNITQQAKTKRTILSTIAQVFDPLGLINPCMLQAKLILQSLWSQNIPWDSQLPAEIESQWDQFVKYLPDISQIEIPRRALCDDYVNVQLHAFSDASMKAYAACVYLRTVSNSGDVSVHLLVAKSKLAPLRQRLSIPKLELCGSLLATQLMKKVVNSLRLKVDSLYFHCDSTIVLGWLKTCKKQLKQFVHNRVNEITNTFDPSAWHYVPTDMNPADIGSRGLNASQLKDSTLWWQGPHFLHQRDIQWPLQPLSVDISDLPEIKSHCHVSAAAVDVRESDFTEKFSNFGKMLRIIAYMYRFKYNCRNANKHVGPLSISELRLALIFLCKKVQSEMFNKQISLLIKGTLTPKDKLIKLNPFIDQDNLIRVGGRLSNSNYDYDTKHPILLHASHYITKTLVRYYHIVYLHAGPQLLLSTLRHKFWIISGRNLCRKTTHECLTCLRFSGRTYQPIMSPLPAQRLHADHPFTHTATDYAGPILISNRKGRGAILIKAYIVVFVCLAVRAVHLELVTDLTSQGFIAALNRFIARRELQSRSKWRTQGAHPQLGEMVVVKDDRLPPNRWLLGRVTAIHPGSDGVNRVADVLTTTGTLRRAYNRLCPLPSTLDQAAPDPRGAAC from the exons ATGATAGACTGGGTAAATAAGAACTTGAGAGccttaaaaacattaaaattacctACTGAACACTGGGATATTTTAATCATCCATATGATGTCTAGTAAGCTTGACTCAGTCTCAATGCGCGATTGGGAAACCGAACGTAACAAAATTGTAGGTATTCCCACGTATAGTGACTTTATAACTTTCTTAAAGGGTCGTGCTGACCTGCTTGAAACCATGGAGGAGGCTCAAACGCAATCTAAGGTTCCTCGCAGGCACAGTGACGTCACGCACAACCGCCCAAGAACATTTATTGCAAATGATTCACacaaacaaaaacaacataaatgTCCTGTATGCACCAACTATCACACAATATACCAATGTCCAAAGTTCAAAGCTTTACCTATAGAATCTCGCATTGATAACATTAAACAGTTGAATCTGTGTACTAATTGTCTTCGTGCAGGGCATGACGAACAACGCTGTCGACTTAGTTCATGTCGTTTATGTACCAAACGTCACAACACTATGTTACACATTGACACTCAATCTACAGAGCCTCTGGCTAGCACTTCTAACGCACATGTGCAGGACCTATCTAAACCTGTACAAGACAATATCACACTAAACTCTATACACCGCAGCCGGAGCCGTAGCCAAACACTTCTTTCCACTGCTATAATCAATATTCAAGACCACACTGGTCAAACACACAAGGTCCGTgttctattggataacggatcCACTATTTCATTCATCACAGAATCATTACGAAACCAATTAGGGTTACCCAGTTATCCCGCATTCACCTCAGTTAAATTACTAGAGGACAAATCATCAACGTCTACACAAAGATGTGACGTCACTATATCATCACTATACGATCGCAGTTATACAACCGATGTTGACTGCTTTGTACTATCTCGGATCACCGATGTCATACACACTGACCATATCAATCGCAATTCATTCGAAATTCCCTCTCACATCCACCTCGCGGACCCCTCATTTGCTGATCCGTCAGAGGTGCAGATGCTGCTGAGCGCCGACTTATTTTGGGATGTACTTATCATGAACAAGATATCCCTCGGCAAAAATCGACCATTATTAGTTGAATCACGACTAGGTTGGCTAGTAGTTAAATTACCAAACAATaacaaaactaaacaaaataCAGTCCACTGTCATTTCTCTAACGCTGAGTTAGATcacaaactaaactatttttttgaTAACGACGGTTTCTCTACCATTGAAAAGGTTTCCACTAAAGCTAAATCTGATAGCGAATGTGAACGAATCTTTACCAGCACCACCACACGACACTCGGACGGCAAGTTCATAGTCACAGTACCACTTAAAGAATCCCCCGAGGTATTAGGTAACTCTAAAGAACAGGCTTTGACCAGATTCCATTCATTAGAGCGCAAGTTTAAACGGGAACCGGAATTCAAAGATCAATATActaaatttatcaatgaatacaTACAATTAGGTCATATGTCAGAGAATACGACCCccgaaaatgatgatttttcaTACTTTCTCCCACATCATGCAATTTTGAGAGAAAGTCTCACTACGAAATTGAGATCTGTCTTTGACGGATCAGCTGTCACGAGCTCAGGAAAgtcatacaatgacattcagCACATAGGCCCGGTTGTTCAAGACGATTTGTTAAGTATCCTTATTAGATTCAGGCAACATAGATTTGTTGCAACTTCCGATGTAGCCAAAATGTATAGGCAAATTTATGTAAGAGAAGATCAACGAAGTTTGCAGCAAATTCTATGGCGGCCTGATCCGACACAACAAATTAAACAGTACAAACTAAATACAGTTACATACGGCACGGCCTCGGCTCCCTGGCTTGCGACAAGAACACTCAAACAGATAGGTATAGAGTGCAAGGACGAACTTGCACGCGAAACTATTTTGCATGACTTTTACGTTGATGACTACATCACTGGTCATGATGATGAACAAACATTAATACATACATGTCAAAATGTCATTCATGAGCTAGAACCTGCTCATTTTCATTTACGTAAATGGCGGTCTAACAAACCATCCATTCTGACACAGATCACAAATGAAAACAACAATGATGATGAGTTGCTAAATcttaatgatgatgattatgccAAAACTTTAGGCCTACTCTGGGCTTGCAAACGAGACACATTACTGTTTTCATTGCCAAACATTACACAACAAGCTAAAACAAAACGCACAATTTTGTCCACTATAGCGCAAGTGTTTGACCCTCTGGGCTTAATAAACCCTTGCATGTTACAGGCAAAACTCATTCTCCAATCTCTCTGGTCTCAGAATATTCCATGGGACTCTCAATTGCCAGCCGAAATTGAGTCACAATGGGACCAGTTTGTCAAATATTTGCCAGATATATCTCAAATTGAAATTCCTCGTAGAGCATTGTGCGACGATTACGTGAATGTTCAATTGCATGCGTTCAGTGACGCATCTATGAAAGCTTACGCTGCCTGCGTATACTTACGCACTGTGTCAAATAGCGGTGATGTAAGTGTACATCTACTCGTTGCAAAAAGCAAACTGGCCCCACTGAGGCAGCGGCTAAGTATTCCAAAATTGGAATTGTGTGGCAGTCTATTAGCTACACAATTAATGAAAAAGGTTGTTAATTCATTACGCCTAAAAGTAGATTCACTATATTTTCACTGTGACTCAACCATTGTGCTTGGTTGGTTAAAAACGTGCAAAAAACAACTCAAACAGTTTGTACACAATAGAGTTAATGAAATCACCAACACTTTTGACCCATCAGCATGGCACTATGTTCCCACAGATATGAACCCTGCTGACATAGGGTCTAGAGGTCTAAATGCTTCACAACTCAAAGATTCAACTTTATGGTGGCAAGGCCCTCATTTCCTACACCAAAGGGACATTCAATGGCCCTTGCAGCCACTAAGTGTGGACATTTCTGATTTGCCTGAAATTAAATCTCATTGTCATGTTTCAGCAGCAGCTGTAGATGTACGTGAAAGCGATTTCACTGAAAAGTTTTCAAACTTTGGCAAAATGCTACGCATCATAGCGTACATGTACAGATTCAAATATAATTGTCGAAATGCAAACAAACACGTTGGTCCATTAAGCATCTCAGAATTAAGATTAGCGTTGATTTTCTTATGTAAAAAGGTACAATCAGAAATGTTCAATAAACAAATTTCATTGCTCATTAAGGGCACACTCACACCAAAAGATAAACTAATCAAATTAAATCCATTTATTGACCAGGATAATCTTATCAGAGTTGGAGGTCGTCTATCCAACTCTAACTATGATTATGATACAAAACATCCTATCTTGCTACATGCATCTCACTATATAACTAAAACATTAGTTCGATACTATCACATTGTATACTTACATGCAGGACCCCAATTGCTATTATCTACGTTACGTCATAAGTTCTGGATAATAAGCGGTCGCAACCTTTGCCGGAAGACAACACATGAGTGCTTAACTTGTCTTCGCTTCTCAGGTCGTACATACCAGCCTATCATGAGCCCTCTTCCTGCGCAGAGGTTGCACGCTGATCACCCTTTCACACACACAGCCACAGATTATGCCGGTCCTATCCTGATATCGAACAGAAAAGGCCGTGGCGCTATACTAATAAAGGCATACATAGTTGTGTTCGTATGCCTGGCAGTGAGAGCAGTACACCTCGAGCTCGTCACCGATCTGACGTCTCAAGGTTTCATTGCCGCTTTAAATCGATTTATTGCCCGCAGAG AGCTCCAGTCCCGCAGCAAGTGGCGCACTCAGGGTGCGCATCCACAGCTGGGCGAGATGGTCGTCGTCAAGGATGACCGCCTCCCACCAAACCGATGGCTGCTCGGACGAGTCACAGCCATCCACCCGGGCAGCGACGGCGTCAACCGCGTCGCTGACGTCCTCACCACTACGGGGACCCTGCGCAGGGCCTACAATCGCCTCTGCCCACTTCCATCGACGTTGGATCAGGCAGCTCCTGACCCAAGGGGGGCAGCCTGTTAA
- the LOC125234864 gene encoding uncharacterized protein LOC125234864, with protein sequence MLDQKLGLVHNDLAAIHSKLSTTKQEIFVEIRKEINFAIEKINQEFTATTDRLDDQISCFKADLSSLDVKVKELASENSRLNAELLSMKNNSQNKMTETSTLHDIVDQMKLEINDRDQALLLNDVEISGVPEHKSESTIHIVQTIALKIGLNIDERDIVSANRVGQPRTSNTEGGRSHQDNRTSSSETASASANQDLIRNSGSASGPRPRPLVVRFTRRALRDELLKSARSRRGLDSRDVGPPDHIPTKLYLNDRLTKTNRSIFWQARQAANAANWKYVWTRDGRIYARRSDSGECKAVPIKTEKDIARVFGVAPSSSSASK encoded by the coding sequence ATGCTTGATCAGAAATTAGGCCTAGTTCACAATGACCTGGCGGCCATCCACTCCAAACTGAGCACAACAAAACAGGAGATTTTTGTAGAAATAAGGAAAGAAATTAACTTTGCTATCgaaaaaataaatcaagaatTCACTGCCACCACTGATCGTTTAGATGACCAAATTTCGTGCTTTAAAGCTGACCTTTCATCGCTGGATGTAAAAGTTAAGGAGCTGGCGTCAGAAAATTCGCGTTTAAACGCTGAACTGCTTTCTATGAAGAATAATAGCCAAAACAAAATGACAGAGACCTCTACACTACACGACATTGTTGACCAAATGAAGTTAGAGATCAACGACAGGGATCAGGCATTACTCCTCAATGATGTAGAAATAAGCGGAGTTCCAGAGCATAAGTCAGAGTCCACTATCCATATAGTCCAAACTATTGCACTTAAAATAGGACTGAACATAGACGAGCGAGACATAGTGAGTGCCAATCGTGTCGGCCAACCTCGCACCAGCAATACTGAGGGGGGAAGATCGCACCAGGACAATAGGACATCAAGTAGTGAGACCGCGTCAGCCAGTGCTAATCAGGACCTAATTCGCAACAGTGGCAGCGCGAGCGGGCCGCGCCCTCGGCCGCTTGTCGTGCGGTTCACTCGCCGAGCGCTCCGAgacgaattattaaaaagtgcgCGTAGCCGCCGCGGGCTGGACTCCCGGGACGTTGGTCCTCCCGATCATATACCTACTAAGCTTTACCTTAACGACCGGCTCACAAAAACGAACCGGAGTATCTTCTGGCAGGCCCGACAGGCTGCTAATGCTGCAAATTGGAAGTACGTCTGGACGAGGGATGGGCGCATCTACGCCAGGAGATCCGATAGCGGCGAATGTAAAGCTGTTCCTATTAAAACAGAGAAAGACATTGCGCGTGTTTTTGGCGTCGCCCCCTCCTCCTCATCGGCTAGTAAATAG